In Corynebacterium ulcerans, one genomic interval encodes:
- a CDS encoding pyruvate dehydrogenase, producing MAQSFAEQIVETLEAQGVKRIFGLVGDSLNPIVNAVRKSSIEWVHVRNEEAAAFAAGAESLITGELAVCAASCGPGNTHLVQGLYDSHRNGAKVLAIASHIPSTHIGSHFFQETHPEALFAECSGYCEMANSATQGQAIVHHAIQSTMAGKGVSVLVIPGDVTMQRAEDDTFVSSVIARGKPILYPDPAEAADLVHAINEASTVTLFCGSGARYAREQVLALAQKIKAPVGHALGGKMYIQHDNPYDVGMSGLLGYGACHDASHEADLLILLGTDFPYTEFLPKKNVAQVDIDASHIGKRTRITYPVVGDVAATIENILPHIEEKTDRSFLDRMLDLHHRKLTDVIEAYTSNVEKHTPIHPEYIANIIDEIADDDAIFAIDTGMCNVWAARYVTPNGKREMLGSFRHGTMANALPHAIGAQSSDRDRQVVCFSGDGGLSMLMGELLTVKLHQLPIKIVVFNNSSLGMVKLEMLVEGIPEYETDHEHVDFAAIAAAVGLRHIAITDPKTAREQLEAAFSYPGPVLIDVTTDPNALSIPPNITMEMLMGFSKAATRTVFGGGVGHMVDMARSNLRNIPRP from the coding sequence ATGGCGCAGTCTTTTGCAGAACAAATTGTGGAGACCCTGGAAGCCCAAGGCGTAAAACGCATCTTTGGATTGGTCGGCGATAGCCTCAACCCCATTGTCAACGCCGTGCGAAAATCCAGTATCGAATGGGTACACGTCCGTAATGAAGAAGCTGCGGCGTTTGCCGCCGGCGCGGAATCGCTGATCACCGGCGAACTTGCCGTGTGCGCAGCCTCCTGCGGCCCCGGAAACACCCACCTTGTGCAGGGGCTTTACGACTCCCACCGCAACGGTGCAAAAGTCCTAGCCATTGCCTCTCACATTCCCTCCACACACATCGGCTCTCACTTTTTCCAAGAAACCCACCCTGAAGCCCTGTTCGCGGAGTGTTCTGGCTACTGCGAGATGGCCAACTCCGCGACCCAAGGGCAAGCGATTGTGCACCATGCAATTCAGTCCACCATGGCGGGAAAGGGCGTATCGGTCCTGGTGATCCCGGGTGACGTCACCATGCAGCGCGCGGAGGATGATACTTTTGTCAGCTCGGTTATCGCGAGGGGAAAGCCAATTCTCTATCCAGATCCTGCGGAGGCAGCCGACCTAGTCCACGCAATCAACGAGGCCTCCACAGTTACGCTTTTCTGCGGATCAGGTGCTCGTTATGCCCGCGAACAAGTGCTTGCGCTAGCTCAAAAAATCAAAGCCCCCGTCGGGCATGCGCTCGGTGGAAAAATGTATATCCAACACGACAATCCCTATGACGTGGGAATGTCGGGGTTGCTTGGATACGGCGCCTGCCACGACGCCTCCCATGAAGCCGACCTCCTCATTCTGCTCGGCACTGATTTCCCCTACACCGAGTTCCTCCCCAAAAAGAATGTGGCGCAAGTGGACATTGATGCCTCCCACATTGGTAAGCGCACCCGAATTACCTATCCCGTCGTGGGCGATGTAGCTGCAACAATCGAGAACATTTTGCCGCACATAGAGGAAAAGACTGATCGCAGTTTCCTTGATCGGATGCTGGACCTGCATCACCGAAAGCTCACCGATGTTATTGAGGCATATACCTCCAACGTGGAAAAGCACACGCCTATTCACCCCGAGTACATTGCCAACATTATCGATGAGATAGCCGATGATGATGCTATTTTCGCCATTGACACCGGCATGTGCAACGTGTGGGCTGCCCGCTACGTAACCCCCAATGGCAAGCGCGAGATGCTGGGTTCCTTCCGCCACGGGACCATGGCCAATGCTTTACCCCACGCAATTGGCGCGCAATCCAGTGATAGAGACCGGCAGGTCGTGTGCTTCTCCGGCGACGGCGGTCTCAGCATGCTCATGGGGGAGCTGCTCACGGTGAAACTTCATCAATTACCCATCAAGATCGTTGTTTTTAACAACTCGTCCTTGGGAATGGTCAAGCTTGAGATGCTCGTGGAGGGGATACCTGAGTATGAAACTGACCATGAACACGTTGATTTTGCGGCGATCGCGGCTGCCGTAGGGTTGCGCCACATCGCGATCACAGACCCGAAGACTGCAAGAGAACAGCTAGAGGCGGCTTTTTCTTACCCTGGGCCTGTGCTTATCGACGTCACCACCGACCCCAACGCCCTCTCCATCCCACCTAATATCACCATGGAGATGCTCATGGGCTTCTCTAAGGCGGCAACGCGCACGGTCTTCGGCGGAGGGGTGGGCCACATGGTGGACATGGCGCGGTCTAACCTGCGGAATATCCCGCGCCCCTAA
- the thrE gene encoding threonine/serine exporter ThrE — protein sequence MLKLFDAPIFRILRRRQAASTGTATIDVAAAPPLAPLAPVDLSDRGQVTGVLEIAARIGEILISAGSTNSDASDQVKAVTESFGLWFVHVDLTSNRIRLFANVSEDRRNPVTVVRVVAPAPQNFRKLMQVDRLIRDIHSGHASPLDAETRLDAIHRAPDPIGLPGVVASFAVMSGAVAFLLGGNIPVALISTIAGAVIIWMSAWLGKHGLPIFFQNTAGGIFVAFLAAITYDWGQYLGLSIRPSMVIATSIIVMVAGLTLVQAIQNGVTSAPITGTARLFDALIITAGIVAGIAIGVSLAGSLGFSLPPVETVPVPNFASNTVRVLGSIFATSGFARACYADWPSVFISALTAACGSSLFYFVLIPQGVGDITGSALTSVLIGLIGGFLGRRYLIPPLIISIAGITPLLPGSAIYRGLYGLLHDQILVGFSNLSYAIAIATALSSGVVFGEWIARRFRRPPSLDHYRRFTRKLVRNRRKKIYKQIAAGN from the coding sequence ATGCTGAAGCTTTTCGACGCCCCCATCTTCCGCATCTTGCGACGTAGGCAAGCAGCATCAACGGGCACCGCTACCATCGACGTCGCAGCCGCACCCCCACTCGCACCCCTCGCACCTGTCGACCTCAGCGACCGCGGGCAAGTCACCGGTGTACTGGAAATCGCCGCGCGTATCGGAGAAATCCTCATCTCCGCAGGATCAACCAATTCCGACGCCAGCGACCAGGTCAAAGCCGTCACAGAGTCATTCGGACTATGGTTTGTTCACGTTGATCTCACGTCCAATCGCATCCGACTCTTTGCCAATGTTTCTGAAGACCGACGCAACCCGGTAACGGTTGTTCGCGTGGTGGCGCCCGCCCCGCAGAACTTTCGAAAACTCATGCAAGTGGATCGCTTGATCCGCGACATCCATTCAGGCCACGCCTCGCCCTTGGATGCCGAAACCCGCCTCGACGCCATACACCGCGCGCCCGACCCCATCGGACTGCCCGGAGTCGTGGCATCTTTTGCAGTAATGAGTGGTGCCGTGGCATTCCTCCTGGGAGGAAATATTCCCGTCGCGCTCATTTCCACCATCGCCGGGGCCGTCATCATCTGGATGAGCGCCTGGCTAGGCAAGCACGGCTTACCCATCTTCTTCCAGAACACCGCGGGCGGGATTTTTGTCGCCTTCCTGGCCGCCATCACCTACGACTGGGGACAGTACTTAGGCCTCTCCATACGCCCCAGCATGGTGATCGCCACGTCGATCATTGTGATGGTCGCGGGGCTGACGCTGGTGCAAGCGATTCAAAATGGAGTCACCTCCGCACCAATCACGGGCACGGCACGGCTTTTCGACGCCCTCATCATCACCGCCGGCATCGTCGCCGGCATCGCCATAGGCGTATCCCTTGCGGGATCGTTAGGATTCTCACTGCCCCCGGTAGAAACCGTCCCCGTCCCCAACTTCGCCTCCAATACGGTCCGCGTCTTGGGCAGTATTTTTGCTACGTCCGGCTTCGCTCGCGCTTGCTACGCAGATTGGCCCTCTGTCTTTATCTCCGCACTCACCGCGGCCTGCGGTTCAAGCTTGTTTTACTTTGTCCTCATCCCCCAGGGGGTTGGAGACATTACCGGCTCTGCACTCACGTCCGTCCTCATCGGGCTCATAGGCGGCTTCTTGGGACGTCGCTACTTGATCCCGCCCCTCATCATCTCTATTGCCGGCATTACTCCGCTACTCCCGGGATCTGCAATTTATCGAGGCCTCTACGGACTACTCCATGATCAAATCTTGGTCGGCTTTTCCAATCTCTCTTATGCCATAGCCATCGCCACAGCACTTTCTTCTGGGGTGGTCTTTGGCGAGTGGATTGCGCGTCGTTTCCGCAGGCCCCCGAGCCTTGATCACTATCGACGCTTCACTCGCAAGCTCGTACGCAACCGCCGCAAAAAGATCTACAAGCAAATCGCGGCAGGCAATT